The window ACAGTTTGTATTTGTGAATTCATAAATCAAAATACCTCCTTATTTCACCAAGTAATTATGTGAATTGCACGATAACTTACTTTAAGCATAACGAAAACTGCTTAGTAACACAATTATGTGAAACCACCAACATTTGGTTTATTTTATATTTAGCGACATCAGTTGAACCATTATGTAAGTTCTCCTTGTTTCTTATTCGTTATTCTTCATATTAAGATGGCGTTCATCCGTCCCTTGAAGCACAAAAAAAGCTTGTCTGAAGTTTCTTTTTCAAACAAGCACGATTACTAGTATATAACGTTATTACCCATCAAAATGTTACAGATTTAATTTTTTTAACCATAAATTCTCTAAAGTAGTGTTATTTTCTTCGGCAAGTATTTCCTTCAAGTCACCAGAAATTAATATTCCCCCTTCATGTAAAACCAAAACATCATCCGCTACTTCCTCTGCAAAAGCTAATAAATGTGTTGAAAATACTACCGTACAACCTTTTGCTTTTTCTTCTAACATCATTTTTTTCAGCTCAGCAATCCAATATGGATCAAGACCATTTGTTGGTTCATCTAAAATAAGTAATGGGCCATTCCCAAGTAAACTCTGCGCTAGATTTAGACGCTGACGCATGCCCTTTGAAAATTGCTGAACCTTTTGTTTCTTTACATCCCATAATCCTACACGTTTTAAAACTTCTAAGCTTTCCTGTATCCCAACTTTTTTTAACGAAGCAAGTAACTGTATAATTTCTACTGCTGTTAGCATCGATGGAAAATCTACATCGTCCGGCATAAAACGAATAGCCTGCCGCTCCTGCCAAATAAGCTCCCCAGCCATTTGTTTTTCCTGCCCCGTTAAGAGGCGAATAAGTGTACTTTTACCTGCACCATTTCCCCCAGCAAGTGCTAATATACGTCCAGCCCTCACAGAAAAAGATGCATTTTTAAGGCCCTTATTATTTTCATATACATGCGATAAATCCCTCGCCTCAAGTAACATTAGCTTCTCCCTCTTTTCTGTAGTAGCTTACTTGCACATAGTAGCGGTACAGTTACCCAAAGAACTGTCACTGCCCCATAGACCACATAGCCTATATATGATGAATAAAACTGTGTGACACCATAAAACGCTGGCCCCAGTACACTCGCTTGACCAGAAAAAACGAAATATCCAAAGCGAAGCCATTCCGCAGGATTAATGTGCATTACTATAATCGTTAGCTTTTGTAAAATATGCCCCGCAACTACTGTACCAATTGCCATTAATGCGTATGATAGAAGCAATAGAAAAAAAGACCATAAAATAAGCGACAGCGACAGCGCAAATAATCTTGTTTTTGCAAACGCTCCAATGACAATTGCCAGCGATGCGAATATCACAATACATATGAACGTCAGGGCAATAAAAATTAATGGCAAACGTACACCACCAAGAAATCCTCCAAGTGCCAGCACAACACCAAACGCTCCCACAACAACTAATACAAATGCGACAACAGATGCCACATACTTTCCGACAATGTATCGTGTCCTCGTCAAGGGATATGTCTTTAATAAAGAAAACCAACCCGATTCGATGTCACCAGCAACACTCATACTACCGATTGTTAAAATAAATAACGGTAATAAAAACAGTAACACATTTAAAAACGAGGCTGCTTGGCGCGTAAAGCCTTCCACATCAGGCAACGCCATTTGTTGAATGACTATAATCGCTATAAAAACGAATGTAAACAGCAAGCCTACAAGTTGCATCCACCGACTTCTCAACATTTGCTTCAATTCAAGTTTCATGAGCATACTATCCATCATTGGTGAATCCCCCAGTTAAAATCAAGTAAATCCTTATAAACTAGAACCTGTCCATCCCCTTTTGTAGCCATCCATTCAATTGCGGAATCTTTCGTTTCAAAAGCCAATACGCCATAATTCATCGGTGTCCAATATTCCATGTTGTAAACAAACGTCGCCTTAAAAACATCTATCCACTCGTTTTTGATCGTATCCTTAATAAATGCAGCACCAATCTCATCTTCTCCATTTGCATGTATATATTCCATTAGACAACCTAAATCATCGAAAATTTCATAATCGCCATTCTTTAGAGCAATTTGTCCTGCATACTCATGATGAACTATACTCATATTGCAAATTTTGCAAACATCCGTTTCACCAACAATTTCACGTGGTCCATATGTTTTTTCACGACAGCTAACTAGTATCACACAACATACAACGACAATCAGTATCCATTTTTTCATTCCATCATCCCTCTTTTCCAGAGACACATACTAGCGATTACAATGAGCAATCCAATTAATAACTGTTTAAAATTCATCTCGTTGATTTTTGTTATTTGCTTCATTCTTAGCTTCGGTGCATCATCGACAAGTACCGTATTCTCAGTCTTATTTATTTGTTGATCCAGTGAAGTTAGCAAAACCACACTAGGTGATGCCACAAAATATTGATAAACAGGCTGACGCACCATCCATTGCCCAAAACTTGACACGGCTACGTACGGAACGTCACCAATCCCGTCATTCTCTAAATCAATGCCCGAGTAATCATCGTAATAATTATTCGCAAGTAAAAATCCTTGCTGATCAGAGCGTGCCGTCATGATATTGCCTGTAAATATATTATTCGACGCCATTGAAGTACCATCTACCTTCATTCCTTCAAGCGCCGTTTGATTCATTCGGAAATCATTACATTCTATTTGAATGCCTGTACTTTTTTGTAATGCCACACCCGTTCGATTGTTCATAATTGTATTAAGTTCCACAACCGCTTGCTGTACGTCATATAACAACATACCGTAGCCATTTAAACCGTTGTGATTCTCTAGATGATTGCTCTTGATAGAAATGTCACTTGTCATCATAATCATGAGACCCGTGACGTTATTTTGATATGTATTATGAAACGCCTGTGCATTACTTGAATACATAAAATGTGTCCCATAACGGCTGTTCGATATTTTGTTATTTTGTACAAGTAAATTCTTCACTTCTTCCACATAAATCCCATCCTGTACATGGTCTATGTTCGCGTCCTCTACCACAACATCCTCACTCTTAAAAATCGCTAGCCCATTGCCCTTGTTCGAATAATGTTCCTTATTACCAGCTACTTCAATGTGTTGTATCTGCACATTTTTCGACCGTTGAATATGCACGCCTGTATGAATATCCTTAATGTTCAGATATCTTAGCTCTAGACCATCTACGCCACTTGCCACAATCGCTTGTTTATTGCCCGATAACGTCATATTTTCAATTGTCACTGTTGCAGTATTGTCAATACGAAGCACCGGCTCGTCCCCAAGTGCGACAAGCTCTGTTCCTTGTTCACCACGCAGCGTTATTTTTTTCGTTAATACAAAGTTACCTTCATACTGTCCAGCCGGGATTGTAATTGTTGCTCCAGGCTTTGCTTTATCAATAGACTTTTGTATATCAAAATCTGCATAGACTGTCTGGCTCATAAATAGTAAGAACAATAAGACACTACCTATTTTCTTCACCATACCGCTTCCTCCCTGTTCAGCATAAAAAGACTAGGGGATTCCCCTAGCCTTCCTGTATTAATGATTATTGTCATGCCCTTGTTCTTGACTCATTTCTTCCATTTGCATTGACTCCACATCACCATTTGCTTCTTTTTCTTGCATTTTCTTTTTGCGACGCTCAAGAGCATCCTCTTTAATTTTATGTAATTCTTCTACATATGCTTTAGGGTTTTCAGCTATATATTTATCTGCATCTGCTTTTTCACTGAAATAAATATACCCCCAGTTCATCGGTGATTTCAGCTCTGTTTTGACGATTGTGACATCCTCTACCTTTGCCCATGCTTTCGTATTGTAATCACGAACAAATTTTTCATTTTTTTCTTCATTCGCTACCTCTGCATTTAGTAAGCAGCCAATGTCATCGTAAAAAGTAACTGTCCCATCCTCTTTAATCGCTTGTGTAGAAAACATACCCATTTCATGATCCTTCATATAAACTTTCATATTACACATTTCACAAACAGTATCTTCTTTCGGCTCTTGTAAACGTGGATCAACCAATGAAGCAATTTGTACAGAAGTATCCTTGATTTCTGATGTAGTTGTCGCTTCCCCTTGCTTAGATTCAGCTTCCTTGACTTGCGTTTTCTCTGCACCACATGCACCTAGTAATAGTAAAATTGCCAGTGCAGGTATCCATAATTTTTTCACAACTGCTTCCCCCAATTCTTTTTTT of the Lysinibacillus fusiformis genome contains:
- a CDS encoding ABC transporter ATP-binding protein encodes the protein MLLEARDLSHVYENNKGLKNASFSVRAGRILALAGGNGAGKSTLIRLLTGQEKQMAGELIWQERQAIRFMPDDVDFPSMLTAVEIIQLLASLKKVGIQESLEVLKRVGLWDVKKQKVQQFSKGMRQRLNLAQSLLGNGPLLILDEPTNGLDPYWIAELKKMMLEEKAKGCTVVFSTHLLAFAEEVADDVLVLHEGGILISGDLKEILAEENNTTLENLWLKKLNL
- a CDS encoding right-handed parallel beta-helix repeat-containing protein, whose amino-acid sequence is MVKKIGSVLLFLLFMSQTVYADFDIQKSIDKAKPGATITIPAGQYEGNFVLTKKITLRGEQGTELVALGDEPVLRIDNTATVTIENMTLSGNKQAIVASGVDGLELRYLNIKDIHTGVHIQRSKNVQIQHIEVAGNKEHYSNKGNGLAIFKSEDVVVEDANIDHVQDGIYVEEVKNLLVQNNKISNSRYGTHFMYSSNAQAFHNTYQNNVTGLMIMMTSDISIKSNHLENHNGLNGYGMLLYDVQQAVVELNTIMNNRTGVALQKSTGIQIECNDFRMNQTALEGMKVDGTSMASNNIFTGNIMTARSDQQGFLLANNYYDDYSGIDLENDGIGDVPYVAVSSFGQWMVRQPVYQYFVASPSVVLLTSLDQQINKTENTVLVDDAPKLRMKQITKINEMNFKQLLIGLLIVIASMCLWKRGMME
- a CDS encoding nitrous oxide reductase accessory protein NosL yields the protein MKKWILIVVVCCVILVSCREKTYGPREIVGETDVCKICNMSIVHHEYAGQIALKNGDYEIFDDLGCLMEYIHANGEDEIGAAFIKDTIKNEWIDVFKATFVYNMEYWTPMNYGVLAFETKDSAIEWMATKGDGQVLVYKDLLDFNWGIHQ
- a CDS encoding ABC transporter permease, with the protein product MMDSMLMKLELKQMLRSRWMQLVGLLFTFVFIAIIVIQQMALPDVEGFTRQAASFLNVLLFLLPLFILTIGSMSVAGDIESGWFSLLKTYPLTRTRYIVGKYVASVVAFVLVVVGAFGVVLALGGFLGGVRLPLIFIALTFICIVIFASLAIVIGAFAKTRLFALSLSLILWSFFLLLLSYALMAIGTVVAGHILQKLTIIVMHINPAEWLRFGYFVFSGQASVLGPAFYGVTQFYSSYIGYVVYGAVTVLWVTVPLLCASKLLQKRGRS
- a CDS encoding nitrous oxide reductase accessory protein NosL translates to MKKLWIPALAILLLLGACGAEKTQVKEAESKQGEATTTSEIKDTSVQIASLVDPRLQEPKEDTVCEMCNMKVYMKDHEMGMFSTQAIKEDGTVTFYDDIGCLLNAEVANEEKNEKFVRDYNTKAWAKVEDVTIVKTELKSPMNWGYIYFSEKADADKYIAENPKAYVEELHKIKEDALERRKKKMQEKEANGDVESMQMEEMSQEQGHDNNH